A genomic window from Quercus lobata isolate SW786 chromosome 10, ValleyOak3.0 Primary Assembly, whole genome shotgun sequence includes:
- the LOC115962475 gene encoding thylakoid lumenal 17.9 kDa protein, chloroplastic isoform X2 codes for MNLIGHLLPPLPSTSSKPSTPKTSLCLQIPETTSLNPNPKPILLSKLLSLALAATLSSPLPSLAIPSFNSQSFQLPPSPTTPFSESKTLETGLENGKIRPCPSTNPGCVSTNPKSSSFAFPWTIPENSSGNAIQKLQEAILKTQKNAKIQVVEDTPNGQYLQAEVDDGGFGRDVLEFLVKGDVVAYRSIATKVTYVYPFTTALGDSKGQEERMKKIIDQLGWI; via the exons ATGAATTTGATTGGTCATCTTCTCCCTCCACTTCCTTCAACTTCTTCCAAGCCTTCAACCCCCAAGACCTCTCTTTGCCTTCAAATCCCAGAAACTACTTCActaaatccaaacccaaaacccattcTCTTATCAAAGCTACTCTCTTTAGCTTTAGCTGCAACTTTAAGCTCCCCATTACCTTCTCTGGCAATCCCTTCTTTCAACTCTCAGTCCTTTCAACTCCCTCCTAGTCCTACCACTCCATTCTCTGAGTCCAAGACTTTGGAGACCGGACTCGAAAATGG GAAAATCAGACCTTGCCCATCAACAAATCCAGGTTGTGTATCAACAAATCCGAAATCATCATCATTTGCCTTCCCTTGGACAATTCCTGAAAATTCTTCAGGCAATGCAATTCAG AAATTGCAAGAAGCAATCCTGAAGACacagaaaaatgcaaaaattcaGGTTGTTGAAGATACACCCAACG GCCAATATTTACAAGCTGAGGTTGATGATGGAGGATTTGGCCGGGATGTGCTGGAGTTTTTGGTGAAAGGGGATGTAGTTGCATATAGGTCTATAGCCACCAAAGTAACGTATGTGTACCCCTTCACAACGGCTTTAGGGGATTCAAAGGgacaagaagaaagaatgaagaagattATAGATCAGCTGGGCTG GATATGA
- the LOC115962475 gene encoding thylakoid lumenal 17.9 kDa protein, chloroplastic isoform X1, with translation MNLIGHLLPPLPSTSSKPSTPKTSLCLQIPETTSLNPNPKPILLSKLLSLALAATLSSPLPSLAIPSFNSQSFQLPPSPTTPFSESKTLETGLENGKIRPCPSTNPGCVSTNPKSSSFAFPWTIPENSSGNAIQKLQEAILKTQKNAKIQVVEDTPNGQYLQAEVDDGGFGRDVLEFLVKGDVVAYRSIATKVTYVYPFTTALGDSKGQEERMKKIIDQLGWYAPSFDTMD, from the exons ATGAATTTGATTGGTCATCTTCTCCCTCCACTTCCTTCAACTTCTTCCAAGCCTTCAACCCCCAAGACCTCTCTTTGCCTTCAAATCCCAGAAACTACTTCActaaatccaaacccaaaacccattcTCTTATCAAAGCTACTCTCTTTAGCTTTAGCTGCAACTTTAAGCTCCCCATTACCTTCTCTGGCAATCCCTTCTTTCAACTCTCAGTCCTTTCAACTCCCTCCTAGTCCTACCACTCCATTCTCTGAGTCCAAGACTTTGGAGACCGGACTCGAAAATGG GAAAATCAGACCTTGCCCATCAACAAATCCAGGTTGTGTATCAACAAATCCGAAATCATCATCATTTGCCTTCCCTTGGACAATTCCTGAAAATTCTTCAGGCAATGCAATTCAG AAATTGCAAGAAGCAATCCTGAAGACacagaaaaatgcaaaaattcaGGTTGTTGAAGATACACCCAACG GCCAATATTTACAAGCTGAGGTTGATGATGGAGGATTTGGCCGGGATGTGCTGGAGTTTTTGGTGAAAGGGGATGTAGTTGCATATAGGTCTATAGCCACCAAAGTAACGTATGTGTACCCCTTCACAACGGCTTTAGGGGATTCAAAGGgacaagaagaaagaatgaagaagattATAGATCAGCTGGGCTGGTATGCTCCAAGTTTTGATACCATGGATTAG
- the LOC115965427 gene encoding protein NUCLEAR FUSION DEFECTIVE 4-like isoform X1, with the protein MQLQWHEKFKVLINNRWLVFVCAMWVQSCAGVGYLFGSISPVIKSAMGYDQRQVAFLAVAKDLGDSIGFVAGSLCEVLPIWVILLIGVVQNFVGYGLVWLVVAGVLPALPFWVLCLAIFVGTNGETYFNTAALVSCVQNFPKSRGPVVGILKGFAGLSGAILTQIYLMINFPNESSLIFMVAVGPTIVIIALMFIVRPVGGHRQVKPSDNSSFFFTYSVCLILAIYLLAVLVIEDLVNVSQAIITLFAVILILLILLPVIIPIRLVFFSGPRPPAEESLLSEAQKQEASKSEQDVNEIILSEVEDEKPPEVDSLPASERQKRIAHLQAKLFQAAAEGAVRRRKGPRRGEDFTLMQALRKADFWLIFFSLVLASGSGMAVIDNLGQICESLGYNDTTIYVSLISVWNFLGRVGGGYFSELVIRKYAFPRPVTMAVVQVIMAIGLFYATMGWPGEIYVLTVFIGLGYGAHWAIVPASASELFGLKSFGALYNFLTLASPVGSLIFSGVIASGIYDYYAELQAGLSHQNSEAMLAIPLRDDDLTCLGTICYSITFGILSGLCLVATVLSLIVVYRTKRVYANLYGNSRS; encoded by the exons ATGCAGCTTCAGTGGCATGAAAAGTTCAAGGTTTTGATCAACAACAGATGGCTGGTGTTTGTGTGTGCAATGTGGGTGCAGTCGTGTGCAGGTGTTGGGTACTTGTTTGGGAGCATATCACCTGTGATAAAGAGTGCCATGGGGTACGACCAGAGGCAGGTGGCTTTTTTGGCTGTGGCTAAGGACTTGGGTGATAGTATTGGTTTTGTGGCTGGGAGTTTGTGTGAGGTTTTGCCCATCTGGGTCATTTTGCTCATTGGGGTGGTGCAGAACTTTGTTGGGTATGGCTTGGTTTGGCTTGTGGTTGCTGGTGTATTGCCTGCTTTGCCTTTTTGGGTG TTGTGCCTTGCAATATTTGTGGGAACAAACGGTGAGACCTACTTCAACACAGCTGCTCTAGTTTCATGTGTGCAAAACTTCCCCAAAAGCCGGGGTCCTGTTGTGGGGATATTGAAGGGATTTGCTGGATTGAGTGGTGCAATTTTGACTCAGATTTATCTTATGATCAATTTTCCGAATGAATCATCACTCATTTTCATGGTTGCCGTTGGACCAACAATTGTTATTATTGCTCTGATGTTCATTGTTAGACCTGTGGGAGGTCACAGACAAGTTAAACCGTCTGATAATTCAAGCTTTTTCTTTACCTACAGTGTTTGCCTCATTCTGGCAATTTATCTGCTGGCAGTGTTGGTGATTGAGGATCTGGTTAACGTGAGTCAAGCTATAATCACTTTATTTGCAGTTATTTTAATTCTTCTCATACTGCTTCCAGTTATAATTCCCATTCGATTGGTATTCTTCTCGGGACCAAGGCCTCCAGCTGAGGAGAGCCTTCTCTCTGAAGCACAGAAACAAGAAGCAAGTAAATCTGAGCAGGATGTGAATGAGATTATTCTCAGTGAGGTTGAAGATGAGAAGCCTCCAGAAGTAGACTCCCTTCCGGCATCAGAAAGGCAAAAACGAATTGCTCATTTGCAAGCTAAACTGTTCCAAGCTGCTGCTGAAGGAGCTGTGAGAAGGCGAAAAGGCCCTCGTAGAGGAGAGGATTTCACCTTAATGCAGGCATTAAGAAAAGCAGATTTTTGGCTGATCTTCTTCTCCCTCGTTCTGGCTTCTGGATCCGGTATGGCAGTTATTGATAACTTGGGTCAGATTTGTGAATCACTGGGATATAATGATACAACTATATATGTATCCTTGATCAGCGTTTGGAACTTTCTTGGCCGTGTTGGTGGCGGCTACTTCTCTGAGCTTGTAATAAG aAAATATGCCTTCCCAAGACCAGTGACAATGGCTGTTGTTCAGGTTATCATGGCAATTGGCCTTTTCTACGCTACTATGGGATGGCCTGGAGAAATTTATGTTCTCACCGTGTTCATAGGGCTTGGGTATGGTGCTCACTGGGCAATTGTGCCAGCTTCAGCTTCTGAGCTATTTGGCCTGAAGAGTTTTGGGGCCTTGTATAATTTTCTTACACTTGCTAGTCCAGTAGGTTCTCTGATTTTCTCAGGTGTCATTGCTAGTGGTATATATGACTATTATGCAGAGCTGCAAGCCGGCCTCTCACATCAAAATTCTGAAGCCATGCTTGCAATTCCTCTTCGTGATGATGACCTCACTTGTTTGGGAACCATATGCTATTCCATCACATTTGGGATCCTGTCTGGACTTTGCCTTGTGGCAACAGTCTTGAGTTTGATTGTTGTTTATCGGACTAAGAGGGTTTATGCCAACCTGTATGGAAATTCTCGCAGTTGA
- the LOC115965427 gene encoding protein NUCLEAR FUSION DEFECTIVE 4-like isoform X2, which yields MAWFGLWLLVYCLLCLFGCLQLCLAIFVGTNGETYFNTAALVSCVQNFPKSRGPVVGILKGFAGLSGAILTQIYLMINFPNESSLIFMVAVGPTIVIIALMFIVRPVGGHRQVKPSDNSSFFFTYSVCLILAIYLLAVLVIEDLVNVSQAIITLFAVILILLILLPVIIPIRLVFFSGPRPPAEESLLSEAQKQEASKSEQDVNEIILSEVEDEKPPEVDSLPASERQKRIAHLQAKLFQAAAEGAVRRRKGPRRGEDFTLMQALRKADFWLIFFSLVLASGSGMAVIDNLGQICESLGYNDTTIYVSLISVWNFLGRVGGGYFSELVIRKYAFPRPVTMAVVQVIMAIGLFYATMGWPGEIYVLTVFIGLGYGAHWAIVPASASELFGLKSFGALYNFLTLASPVGSLIFSGVIASGIYDYYAELQAGLSHQNSEAMLAIPLRDDDLTCLGTICYSITFGILSGLCLVATVLSLIVVYRTKRVYANLYGNSRS from the exons ATGGCTTGGTTTGGCTTGTGGTTGCTGGTGTATTGCCTGCTTTGCCTTTTTGGGTG TTTGCAGTTGTGCCTTGCAATATTTGTGGGAACAAACGGTGAGACCTACTTCAACACAGCTGCTCTAGTTTCATGTGTGCAAAACTTCCCCAAAAGCCGGGGTCCTGTTGTGGGGATATTGAAGGGATTTGCTGGATTGAGTGGTGCAATTTTGACTCAGATTTATCTTATGATCAATTTTCCGAATGAATCATCACTCATTTTCATGGTTGCCGTTGGACCAACAATTGTTATTATTGCTCTGATGTTCATTGTTAGACCTGTGGGAGGTCACAGACAAGTTAAACCGTCTGATAATTCAAGCTTTTTCTTTACCTACAGTGTTTGCCTCATTCTGGCAATTTATCTGCTGGCAGTGTTGGTGATTGAGGATCTGGTTAACGTGAGTCAAGCTATAATCACTTTATTTGCAGTTATTTTAATTCTTCTCATACTGCTTCCAGTTATAATTCCCATTCGATTGGTATTCTTCTCGGGACCAAGGCCTCCAGCTGAGGAGAGCCTTCTCTCTGAAGCACAGAAACAAGAAGCAAGTAAATCTGAGCAGGATGTGAATGAGATTATTCTCAGTGAGGTTGAAGATGAGAAGCCTCCAGAAGTAGACTCCCTTCCGGCATCAGAAAGGCAAAAACGAATTGCTCATTTGCAAGCTAAACTGTTCCAAGCTGCTGCTGAAGGAGCTGTGAGAAGGCGAAAAGGCCCTCGTAGAGGAGAGGATTTCACCTTAATGCAGGCATTAAGAAAAGCAGATTTTTGGCTGATCTTCTTCTCCCTCGTTCTGGCTTCTGGATCCGGTATGGCAGTTATTGATAACTTGGGTCAGATTTGTGAATCACTGGGATATAATGATACAACTATATATGTATCCTTGATCAGCGTTTGGAACTTTCTTGGCCGTGTTGGTGGCGGCTACTTCTCTGAGCTTGTAATAAG aAAATATGCCTTCCCAAGACCAGTGACAATGGCTGTTGTTCAGGTTATCATGGCAATTGGCCTTTTCTACGCTACTATGGGATGGCCTGGAGAAATTTATGTTCTCACCGTGTTCATAGGGCTTGGGTATGGTGCTCACTGGGCAATTGTGCCAGCTTCAGCTTCTGAGCTATTTGGCCTGAAGAGTTTTGGGGCCTTGTATAATTTTCTTACACTTGCTAGTCCAGTAGGTTCTCTGATTTTCTCAGGTGTCATTGCTAGTGGTATATATGACTATTATGCAGAGCTGCAAGCCGGCCTCTCACATCAAAATTCTGAAGCCATGCTTGCAATTCCTCTTCGTGATGATGACCTCACTTGTTTGGGAACCATATGCTATTCCATCACATTTGGGATCCTGTCTGGACTTTGCCTTGTGGCAACAGTCTTGAGTTTGATTGTTGTTTATCGGACTAAGAGGGTTTATGCCAACCTGTATGGAAATTCTCGCAGTTGA